The following is a genomic window from Saprospiraceae bacterium.
CTCCCGGATTATCTGAGCATATTTACTAAGCCGGGCATCACTTTGTAGTGTTTTGTCATTGGCTAAAAAATCTGAAGCTATCTTTATTGATGATATTGGAGTCTTAAATTCATGAGTCATATTGTTGATAAAATCCTTCTGCAATTCAGAAAGTCTTTTTTGCTCAAGAATGATCCACATACTATATAAAAAAAATGCTATCGCCAAAACAGATAATAAAGTGAGTGTCAAAGCCATATTCTTATTGGCCAAAAGAAAGTTTTCCCTTTGCGGAAATCTGACAACAAAATAATAAGTAAGGTTTTGAAACTTAGGTAAATTCTTATTTTTTTTCAATTTTGAATCTTCTGTATTTTCAACTGAGCAATAATTTCCGTACACAAGTTCATCCGTAGTACAGTCAAAAACGGCATATTCGAAATCTATAATTAATGATTGTTTTGCCATTTCCTGAAGCAGATATTGCTCCAAAAGACCTGCATCGATTCCACTGTTGATGTTGACAGCATAGTAGTTGGATGATCTTCTTTGGACAACTTCAGACTTGGGAAGTATTGTCTTATTAAACTTACTCATTCGCTCAGCTACATTTCGCAAAACGATGTTGACGGATTGATCAAATTCTTTATCCTTGATGTCCCATGTTTTGAGTAGCCAATAGGATTGAACAAATATAATAAGAATAATGGATAAGCCTCCAAGTATAACAAGTCGTCTTATTAGGGCATTTGGCATTGTTCTCTGATACTTCAGCCCAAAGATAACACTATATTTATTTTTTTTTTAATATAGTAGCCATTTCAGCCTATACATCCTTTCAAATATAGGGCAAAATCTCTTCCCACATTGGTAAAATTTTGGTTTTTGATTACTTAATTATCTAAATATTGAATTTGGTTTAACTATAAATTTATAAATTTGACCCGCAATGCAGAAATGGTGTAAATATATATTCCCTTTGGGGATTGTTTTTGTGATATTTATGTCACTTCATTATGATGTGTGTGCGCAATCGAGATCAAATCCGTTTGAAATAAAACCAAGGTTAAAGGAAATACCGATCAGTGATACTCTTATCAGAGATACTCTTTCGAAAGTTCAGGCAAAACTTCAATCCGATACATTATCCTTATCAATAGATAGCATTAGCTTAGTAAGTTCTCCACCTTCTGCCAACTCAAAAGCCAACCCATTCGAAGTAGACCATGTGCCTATCAGAAAGTCCATTGTAGATAAAAAAACTGAAGATATAAAGACGATAACAGAAAGTACAAAAGGTTCAACCAGATTCCTGTTTTTTTTCCTGATACTTGGATGTGCTTTACTTGCCATCGTTTTGGGTACTGGCCGGAAGATTCTAAATTTAATATCAAAATCTCTGATCAATGAAAATATCTTAAAACTGTATTATCGTGAAGACCTATTCAGACCATCTACTTTTATCCTGTACCTAATATTTGTGATTAACTTTTCCGCTTTTTTGTACTTAGCAGCTACACAATATGGTGGACCATCAGGAATTGTTACTTACGGCCTTATTATGGCAGTAGTTTTTGCTGTATACCTGATCAGACACACCACTCTTTTGTTTCTGGGTATAGTCTTTCCCGTTTCAAAGCCTGCAGGAATATTTAGTTTTACTGTGATGGTATTCAATCACTTTATTGGACTCATCCTAATTCCAATCAATTTATTTTTAGCTTTAGGTCCTGTCGAATACAAGTACTATGTACTTATTTTTACTATATTTTTATTGGCATTTTTGTATTTACTCAGAACGTTCAGAGGCGTTTTTATTTTATCTGAATATTTTATTGAGAGATTTTTCCAAATAATTATTTACCTTTGCGCTTTCGAAATTGTTCCCATGTTAATTCTGTGGAAAACGATTTCAAATTTTCTGGAATAATTTTTGCATTAAGTAAGATAATTCTGGTGTAAAAAATTGTTGAGTAAACTTATTTGGAGTTAAATGGCAAATAAAAGTTCAGCGTCACAAACAGTGGCAAAATACGTAGAAAAGTACGGTCCTGTAAAATCGCTCCTGATATCCCAACCCAAACCCGAAGACAAGTCTCCTTATTACGACATGGAGCAAAAGTGGAATCTAAAGATCGACTGGAGGCCCTTTATTCAAGTAGCTCCTGTTACAGAAAAAGAATTTCGAAAAAACAGGATAAATCTTGGTGAGTTTCCATGTATTATTTTTAACAGCAAGGGTGCTATTGACAATTTTTTCAGACTTGCAGAAGAAACCAGAGCAAGAATAAGTCAGGAAACAAGATATTTTTGTCTTACCGAAGCCATTGCAAATTACCTTCAGAAATTTATACTTTACAGAAAAAGGAAAGTTTTTTGTTGGTAAGAGGATAGCTGAAGATCTTGCTCATTATTTTAATAAATATAAAAGTGAAAAATTTCTTCTCCCCTGTTCAAACCTTGGTTCAACAGAGATAGTGAATTATCTTGAAAAACTCGGAATCAACCATACACAAATAGTGATGTACAAAACAGTCTCTGCAGATCTTTCCGATCTTAGTGATGTATATTACGATGTATTAGCGTTTTTTAGTCCACAAGGTATAGAATCACTGTTCGAGAACTTTCCCGAATTTCAACAAAACAAAACAAGAATTGCCGTTTTTGGAAATACTACACTTAAGGCCGCTGAAGATAAAGGGCTTTTTGTCAATATAAAAGCACCGTCACCTGAAGCACCATCCATGACCAAGGCATTAGAAAATTATATTGTAAAAGCCAATGGGCCGAAATAACCTTCATCTTCTTTTATATTTTTTTTCCTAAACATTCATAACTCTATGGATGTCAACTTTATACATAGACTTGAAAAAAGGTTGTATAACGATCTGCCTGGCGAACAATTTCAAAATATCATGGCCCCTGTAGGTAGTGAAAAATACAGAGTTATTGCCCCGGACCATAAAGTTGCATGCGTTTTGGCTCTTTTATTTCCAAAAGATGACGAATGGCACATTTGCTTTATAGAACGGTCAAGCCAGCATCAGGAAGATAAACATGCAGGGCAAATAAGTTTTCCAGGTGGTAAATTTGATCAAAATGACTATTCCTTTGAAGATTGTGCACTCAGAGAAACTTACGAAGAAATTGGAGTTCCTCCGGACAATATAGGAATCCTCGGCGGATTGACCCCCTTGTATGTTTATGTGAGCAATTTTTTAGTGCACCCGTTTGTAGGCTTTACATCTGAATATCCTGACTTCAAACCACAGATCTCGGAAGTAAGCAATATTATAGAGTTGCCTTTGTCCCACCTTATGAAAGAAAAGAATAAGGGGAAAACAGATATCTCAATAAGAAATATCACCTTACCTGATACTCCTTACTATAATATCGGGGGTAAAAAAATGTGGGGAGCAACGGCTATGATAGTTAGCGAACTAGAACAAATAATATTGAGTATTACCTTATCAGATTAAAGTTATTAATATTGATCTTTTGCACTCCTTTGCAGGTGTATTTGACTTTATATAAATACATTCCGTTTGAAAGCAGCTGACCCTTGAATGTTCCGTCCCATTTTTCTTCTGGTTGATTGGTTTCCCAGACTTTTGCTCCCCATCGGTCAAATATTTCAAAAGACTCCATTTGATCAATGATAAATATATTGCTGATCCCAAATGTTTCATTCAATCCATCGTTGTTTGGTGTAAATGCTTTTGGGAGAAGTAATTTATCACAATCCAGTTCATCCTTATCAGCTACAAAAATGGTAACAGAATCTCTACTGATACAGGTACCATTATCTAATGTTACTGTATATGTGGTGGTTTTTTGAGGAGAAGCTATTGGGTCCAACTCATCCGAAACATCCAAAGAAGATCCCGGACTCCATTGCACCCGACTTGAACATGATTCGCCTACTTCTAATTGTATAGTTTGTCCTTTGAATATGGTGCTGTTTGGAGTCACAATCTGATCCGGAAATTTATATATACTCTTTAACTCCAGATCTGAAAGAGCCCTGTTATACAGAGTAATTTCATCAATCACACCCTTAAATCTGCGTACACCATTAATTATATTGCAGGGACTGTCTCCGACTGACATCCTGGCATTTCGAGATAAAACAATGTTTTCTCTTGCCAAAATATTACTTATGAGTTGATTGTCTAAATATACTAAATAAGTCAAACCAAATTTCACCAAAGTAAACCTATGCCAACATATTTCTTTTGAAACAGACTTTTTAACTGAATAGTAATTACTCACATTGCTACCAATTTCAAATAGAATCTCATCAGTAGCATGGATGTACCTTAAAGCCCATAATGAATCAAGATTTGTACATCCATTTCTTAAACTAAAAATATCTGATTCGCCAACCTGATCTTCTATATTGAAATAAAAATCAAACGTAAAATCAGTATCAAAAAGCTGATTGACTTGTGTACTGAACTTCAGAAAATCATTCACTCCATTTAAAGAAATTGCTTTTTCTCCTAATCCACACAAACAATTTGGGTTGCCTCCTGGTGTAAGACCAGGAATTCTTGTTGATTCATCTTCATATGAACAATCATCAAACCTAAAACTAAAGTGACTGACTTGCCCCGTACATGTAAGACCAATAAAACAAAAAAGTAAAAATTTCAAACTTTTAAAGCTCCGTTTCAAAATGCCACAAAATTTATTTAAACAAATCGCCGAATCCCGGTGGTAACATTTCATTCATCATACTTTGAGTTTCATTAGCCTCAGCCTTTTGAGCATCTTCTATAAATCTGTTGATAGATGTCACAAGCAGGTCTTCCAACATCTCTATATCTTGGGAGTCAATTAATTCATTACTTATCAACACATTAGTCAGTTTTTTTGCTGCATTACCTGTAATAGTAAGTCCTTCCTGCTTGACTTCAATAACAATAGCTGAAAGCTTCTTTTGAATTTCAGTCTGTTGTTTTTCCAGATTCCCCATTAAATCATCTAACATAAACTATATTATTTTTCACAAATGTATATATAACAACACTATAACTAAAATTCATCCATTCCTATTTTGCAAAACTATAATTATCTTTTTCATTATCGATTAATTATTTTTACATAGCCATTTAAAAAATGAAAATACCATTAAGTTTTTATGCAAAATGGAAAGTGAGTAGTATACCTTTAAGCATGTTGATCATTCGTTTGGTCTCGCTTTTTGTCGAAAATCTTGAAAATAGTTATTCAATAGCTAAAGAACTTAAATAATGGCTGCCACGTGTTGGGTAGTCCATTGAAAGATGTAACACGGCAGAAAACAAAATTATGTATTTGGAGTCAAATAAATAAAAAATAAAACTGAACTTGAATATTGTGCTAGAAAATATCCATCATTTGATTTCAAAATTCTTAAAAAGTAAATATCGATCAATACTGATTGCTGAGACATAAATATTATTTTAAGACTATTTATTACTTAAAACATCAAATCTTTAGCTAAATTTGGCCTTCAAAATCAGATATAATAAAAATGGCAGAAATTATAAGAATGCCCCGCCTAAGTGATACAATGGAAGAGGGCAATATCGTAGCATGGTTAAAAAAAGAAGGTGAAAAGGTAAAAGCCGGAGATGTTCTTGCAGAAGTGGAGACTGACAAGGCGACAATGGAACTGGAAAGTTTCTTTGATGGAGTTTTATTATATATCGGTGTTCCTTCAGGCCCCGTGGTTGTTGATGGTATTATTGCCATCATTGGTAAGGAAGGTGAAGAGTTCAAGCATTTATTGGGGGAACCAAAAGTATCTCAAGATGAAAAAAAACCAGCTGGACCAACAGAAGTCAAAATTCCACAACAGGCTTCATCTATTGAAACTACAGCTGAAGTGGTGACAATTAATACAAAAATCGAAGAGTCACCTGTAATAATGGAGACTTCAAATAGAGTAAAAGCATCACCACTTGCAAAAAATCTTGCAGCAGATGCAGGTTTACCAATAAATCAAATACAGGGAAGCGGAGATCAGGGGCGTATCATCAAAAAAGATGTAGAAAATTTTCTGGCAAATAAACCGCAGGTCCAGGTAGCACCAGTCGTGCCGTCTCAGCAATATGTCGCACCTGTAAGTACTTTTGTGTACGGAGATGTTCCCGTGACACAAATGAGAAAAACCATAGCAAGGCGTTTGGGTGAAAGCAAGTTTACAGCACCGCACTTTTATCTTACTATCGAGATAAATATGGATAATGCCGTTGATTCAAGAACAGCCATTAATGCATCCGCACCTGTCAAAATTTCTTTTAATGATTTTGTAATAAAAGCAAGTGCCACCGCTCTTCGCAAGCATCCAACCATTAACTCATCTTGGTTTGGAGATAAAATTACTTATCACAAAGACATCAACATTGGTGTTGCAGTAGCTGTAGAAGAAGGTTTACTTGTCCCTGTAATTAATTACGCAGACCTCAAATCAATGTCACAAATAAATCAGGAGGTAAAGGAACTGGCTGGTAAAGCCAAAACAAAAAAATTAACCCCACTGGAAATGCAGGGAAATACTTTCACTATTTCTAATTTAGGTATGTTTGACATTGAAGAATTTACTGCGATAATTAATCCACCTGACGCATGCATTCTTGCAGTGGGTTCCATTATAAAAAAACCAATAGTAAAAAATGATCAGATAGTCATAGGCAATATGATGAGAGTGACTCTGTCGTGTGACCATAGAGTCGTTGATGGAGCAACTGCAGCACAGTTTCTTCAAACTTTGAAATCTATGTTGGAAAATCCTGTCCTGATGCTTGTTTGATACCAGTTATACAAAATCAGAACATAAACCCGGTTTTATCGAAAGATGGATCGTGTTTTGACATTTATTCATGTTTTAAAACCTCAGAAATGATTATTGTGCATTGTCCTCAGATGTTCCAATATAAAACTTGTCGTTGATCATCCTATGATTAAAAACCTGGATGACCTTGAGCATATTTTCTTCAGAATGAACTATTGCAGCTTTTATCCCTGCTTTATCCATTAAATTGTTCTTCTGTAACTGATCATCTTGCCAGTTGTATACACCAACAATGGTTTCTCCATTATATTGAAGGTAATACTTTTGATCCATGAAGTGATAGATACTACCATGATATGTGATTGACTTTCCACTACATTTGGTAGAAAAAAGATCTCTACCCAATGAAAAATAGGATGTTTTAGTATTTACATAATTGAGAAGAGTAGGCATGATATCTATTTGGGCAGCAACACTATCAGACACACCTTTGAACTCACCCTTGGGACTATAAAATATGATTGGTATTCGAAAGTCATCCATTTTACTACCTTTTTTTATGTTTGGACCTGTATGGTCACCAGTAATAACAAATATAGTATTTTGATACCAATCTTTTTTGTTTATTGAGTCAAAGAATGTCAGCAAAGCCGCATCTTCATATTTGAGTAGCGCTTTTACCGGATGTCCTTTTGTAGCAAATTTGTCTTTCTCTTCGGCAGGAAGTTTAAAAGGAGAGTGCGGATTCATGGTCAGTACCGCAGCTACGAAGGGTGGAGACATGGTTGATAGTTTACTTGCCATAAAAGGGAAAAATTTATGATCCCAAATACCCCATGAACCATCAAAATCCTTTGGCTCCGGATAATCTTCTTTTCCATAATACTTATCAAAGCCAGTACTGGAACAGAATGAACTGAAACCCATTGTACCGGTCATACCTCCATGAAAAAAAGCAGAAGAATATCCATCAATTTTCAGGATCGAAGCCAAACTATTGACTTTATTGGAAGAATATCGTGAAAAAACGTAAGGGTTTTTCATCATAGATGGCACTGATGCCAGTATTGCAGGCACTCCATTGACTGATTCCTTGGCATTGGCAAAAGCATTGGTAAAGACCATCCCATTTTTC
Proteins encoded in this region:
- a CDS encoding HAMP domain-containing histidine kinase is translated as MPNALIRRLVILGGLSIILIIFVQSYWLLKTWDIKDKEFDQSVNIVLRNVAERMSKFNKTILPKSEVVQRRSSNYYAVNINSGIDAGLLEQYLLQEMAKQSLIIDFEYAVFDCTTDELVYGNYCSVENTEDSKLKKNKNLPKFQNLTYYFVVRFPQRENFLLANKNMALTLTLLSVLAIAFFLYSMWIILEQKRLSELQKDFINNMTHEFKTPISSIKIASDFLANDKTLQSDARLSKYAQIIREQNQRLNNQVEKVLNIARLEKDSIELKKEIFEVNETLNEIIINESLKLKQGNITFAPLKPEVYINADKLHFVNVVANIIDNGVKYSKDEPVVNIFLNEDAKDVLLHIKDHGIGIDKENQKKLFDKFYRVSTGDVHNVKGFGLGLYYVKNICLAHGWQIQVISESGSGTEFIIRMPKL
- a CDS encoding DUF4271 domain-containing protein, whose translation is MQKWCKYIFPLGIVFVIFMSLHYDVCAQSRSNPFEIKPRLKEIPISDTLIRDTLSKVQAKLQSDTLSLSIDSISLVSSPPSANSKANPFEVDHVPIRKSIVDKKTEDIKTITESTKGSTRFLFFFLILGCALLAIVLGTGRKILNLISKSLINENILKLYYREDLFRPSTFILYLIFVINFSAFLYLAATQYGGPSGIVTYGLIMAVVFAVYLIRHTTLLFLGIVFPVSKPAGIFSFTVMVFNHFIGLILIPINLFLALGPVEYKYYVLIFTIFLLAFLYLLRTFRGVFILSEYFIERFFQIIIYLCAFEIVPMLILWKTISNFLE
- a CDS encoding CoA pyrophosphatase, with protein sequence MDVNFIHRLEKRLYNDLPGEQFQNIMAPVGSEKYRVIAPDHKVACVLALLFPKDDEWHICFIERSSQHQEDKHAGQISFPGGKFDQNDYSFEDCALRETYEEIGVPPDNIGILGGLTPLYVYVSNFLVHPFVGFTSEYPDFKPQISEVSNIIELPLSHLMKEKNKGKTDISIRNITLPDTPYYNIGGKKMWGATAMIVSELEQIILSITLSD
- a CDS encoding gliding motility-associated C-terminal domain-containing protein is translated as MKFLLFCFIGLTCTGQVSHFSFRFDDCSYEDESTRIPGLTPGGNPNCLCGLGEKAISLNGVNDFLKFSTQVNQLFDTDFTFDFYFNIEDQVGESDIFSLRNGCTNLDSLWALRYIHATDEILFEIGSNVSNYYSVKKSVSKEICWHRFTLVKFGLTYLVYLDNQLISNILARENIVLSRNARMSVGDSPCNIINGVRRFKGVIDEITLYNRALSDLELKSIYKFPDQIVTPNSTIFKGQTIQLEVGESCSSRVQWSPGSSLDVSDELDPIASPQKTTTYTVTLDNGTCISRDSVTIFVADKDELDCDKLLLPKAFTPNNDGLNETFGISNIFIIDQMESFEIFDRWGAKVWETNQPEEKWDGTFKGQLLSNGMYLYKVKYTCKGVQKININNFNLIR
- a CDS encoding YbaB/EbfC family nucleoid-associated protein yields the protein MLDDLMGNLEKQQTEIQKKLSAIVIEVKQEGLTITGNAAKKLTNVLISNELIDSQDIEMLEDLLVTSINRFIEDAQKAEANETQSMMNEMLPPGFGDLFK
- a CDS encoding pyruvate dehydrogenase complex dihydrolipoamide acetyltransferase is translated as MAEIIRMPRLSDTMEEGNIVAWLKKEGEKVKAGDVLAEVETDKATMELESFFDGVLLYIGVPSGPVVVDGIIAIIGKEGEEFKHLLGEPKVSQDEKKPAGPTEVKIPQQASSIETTAEVVTINTKIEESPVIMETSNRVKASPLAKNLAADAGLPINQIQGSGDQGRIIKKDVENFLANKPQVQVAPVVPSQQYVAPVSTFVYGDVPVTQMRKTIARRLGESKFTAPHFYLTIEINMDNAVDSRTAINASAPVKISFNDFVIKASATALRKHPTINSSWFGDKITYHKDINIGVAVAVEEGLLVPVINYADLKSMSQINQEVKELAGKAKTKKLTPLEMQGNTFTISNLGMFDIEEFTAIINPPDACILAVGSIIKKPIVKNDQIVIGNMMRVTLSCDHRVVDGATAAQFLQTLKSMLENPVLMLV
- a CDS encoding sulfatase-like hydrolase/transferase gives rise to the protein MQKLKEFKFRAGILMRLMVSLLLIYTVCRLGFIVYNKQDLAIDDFKTFFIVMINGLRFDISAIFFVNILFVLMLMLPLKVLALKSFHSIIKYLFLGINIFFILINSVDIVYFPFSQKRMQSDAFLFVTGDKGSELFDLLPTFLMEYSPVWLAFGLLIFVFVRVSIKEFQKLSHQPQDIKLSYASAMFPLMASCIFVLGARGGFQLRPLGVIQASEVAGAVNSPVVMNTPFSVLQTLDKESLTDVQYYNVEDIEDCQSGVHISTGQDTLTDKPNIVIIIVESLSKSYLKYFGGDVETPFLDSLMKNGMVFTNAFANAKESVNGVPAILASVPSMMKNPYVFSRYSSNKVNSLASILKIDGYSSAFFHGGMTGTMGFSSFCSSTGFDKYYGKEDYPEPKDFDGSWGIWDHKFFPFMASKLSTMSPPFVAAVLTMNPHSPFKLPAEEKDKFATKGHPVKALLKYEDAALLTFFDSINKKDWYQNTIFVITGDHTGPNIKKGSKMDDFRIPIIFYSPKGEFKGVSDSVAAQIDIMPTLLNYVNTKTSYFSLGRDLFSTKCSGKSITYHGSIYHFMDQKYYLQYNGETIVGVYNWQDDQLQKNNLMDKAGIKAAIVHSEENMLKVIQVFNHRMINDKFYIGTSEDNAQ